From the Martelella mediterranea DSM 17316 genome, one window contains:
- a CDS encoding carbohydrate ABC transporter permease yields MTAALSRSQTVAPATRRGRFRYHRAIFHATATLVALLFLAPLAWVVLASFRSPAESARPPLPPWPMEGFSIASYERLENFGQSVLHYAGNSLFVALGTSALTIVVAILAGYGFSRHRFPMKGLAFVLVLSTMMIPFQSILTPLFLLLAKMGLQNTLTGLVLIYSTLQLPFSVFMMRNAFDAVPKEIEEAARMDGVKGVRMLVQVMGPLVLPGVVTVGLFAFLNAWNEFLAALVLLTDQSKFTLPVLMTAVRYGRYGSVDWGAVQAGVTLMMIPCMILFLVLQRSYIRGLTAGAVK; encoded by the coding sequence ATGACCGCCGCCTTGTCCCGTTCGCAGACAGTCGCACCTGCCACCCGGCGGGGCCGGTTCCGCTATCACCGGGCGATCTTCCACGCGACGGCAACGCTGGTGGCTCTGCTGTTCCTCGCGCCGCTGGCCTGGGTCGTGCTTGCGAGCTTCCGCTCGCCGGCCGAAAGCGCCAGGCCGCCGCTGCCGCCGTGGCCAATGGAAGGTTTCAGCATCGCAAGCTATGAGCGGCTCGAAAATTTCGGCCAGTCGGTGCTGCATTATGCGGGCAACTCGCTGTTCGTGGCGCTCGGCACGTCAGCGCTCACGATCGTCGTCGCCATTCTCGCCGGCTACGGGTTTTCGCGACACCGCTTTCCGATGAAGGGCCTTGCCTTCGTGCTGGTGCTTTCAACGATGATGATCCCGTTCCAGTCGATCCTGACGCCGCTGTTTCTGCTGCTTGCGAAAATGGGTTTGCAGAACACGCTGACCGGCCTCGTCCTGATCTATTCGACGCTGCAATTGCCCTTCTCGGTCTTCATGATGCGCAATGCCTTCGATGCCGTGCCGAAGGAGATCGAGGAAGCCGCGCGCATGGACGGCGTCAAGGGCGTTCGCATGCTCGTGCAGGTCATGGGGCCGCTGGTGCTGCCCGGCGTCGTTACGGTCGGACTGTTCGCCTTCCTGAACGCCTGGAACGAGTTTCTGGCGGCCCTGGTGCTTTTGACGGACCAGTCGAAATTCACGCTTCCCGTTTTGATGACCGCCGTGCGCTACGGCCGCTACGGCTCGGTAGACTGGGGCGCGGTGCAGGCCGGCGTCACCTTGATGATGATCCCCTGCATGATCCTCTTCCTCGTTCTCCAGCGCTCCTACATTCGCGGTCTGACGGCCGGCGCGGTCAAGTAA
- a CDS encoding carbohydrate ABC transporter permease produces the protein MSDSTIPDDAATAAARPEPTRRRRRRSSQWTGLLYVLPALALVTVFFLVPLGMTVWMSLHKWPLMGVPRFIGLDNYEKLVFDKSFWSSLWFTIEYTVVVTVALLGVALALAFIVQGQGRAVSAYRTIYFLPVVTGFASAALLWVWLSNVDTGLFSPLAQDLGLTEGRVNILASFTPAFWSVIAMVVWKMAGFFMVILMSGLQSIPADYQEAARIDGAKWLQRFRYITMPLIRKPFALALILCVSGSMLAFDQFYIILNGGPQNKTVTAVYKIFNESFISFRLGYGAALSMVLLLILLALSVVQLTLLSDRREK, from the coding sequence ATGTCCGACAGCACAATACCCGATGACGCGGCGACCGCTGCGGCGCGGCCGGAACCCACGCGCCGGCGCCGGCGACGATCCTCGCAATGGACCGGCCTGCTCTATGTTCTCCCGGCCCTTGCCCTGGTAACCGTCTTCTTCCTTGTTCCGCTCGGCATGACGGTGTGGATGTCGCTACACAAATGGCCGCTCATGGGCGTGCCCCGCTTCATCGGTCTCGACAATTACGAGAAGCTTGTCTTCGACAAGAGCTTCTGGTCCTCGCTCTGGTTCACGATCGAGTATACCGTAGTGGTGACGGTGGCGTTGCTGGGCGTCGCCCTGGCGCTGGCCTTCATCGTTCAGGGGCAGGGACGCGCGGTTTCGGCCTACAGAACCATCTATTTTCTGCCCGTGGTGACCGGTTTTGCCTCGGCGGCCCTGCTCTGGGTCTGGCTGTCGAATGTCGATACCGGCCTGTTCTCCCCGCTCGCGCAGGATCTCGGGCTGACCGAGGGACGCGTGAACATTCTCGCAAGCTTCACGCCTGCCTTCTGGTCGGTGATCGCCATGGTGGTCTGGAAGATGGCCGGTTTCTTCATGGTGATTTTGATGAGCGGACTTCAGTCGATCCCGGCCGACTATCAGGAGGCCGCCCGGATCGACGGCGCCAAATGGCTTCAGCGTTTCCGCTACATCACCATGCCGCTGATCCGCAAACCGTTCGCCCTGGCGCTGATCCTCTGCGTTTCGGGGTCGATGCTGGCCTTTGACCAGTTCTATATCATCCTCAATGGCGGTCCCCAGAACAAGACCGTGACCGCCGTCTACAAGATCTTCAATGAAAGCTTCATCTCCTTCCGCCTCGGCTATGGCGCGGCCCTTTCCATGGTGCTGCTCCTCATTCTCCTGGCGCTCAGCGTGGTGCAGCTGACGCTTTTGAGCGACAGGAGGGAGAAATGA
- a CDS encoding ABC transporter substrate-binding protein — MNIKTFLGGGAIAAIALPGLAQAETFSLWVRSDGSEFMPKLVEAFNAMGEDNAELQIVPVNELVQKYAIAAAGGSQPDALSLDLIYTPSFAQAGQLKDLTEFAEGLPYYDSLSKAHLSVGTYDGKIYGMPFSADASVLIWNKNLFEEAGLDPDKAPETWADIRADAEAVSALGDDTYGFYFSGNCGGCNIFTFTPLIWASGGNLFEDEGAKATVETPQMKEAIEFYRGMVQEGLVPAGSQTDAGSNFFAAFAGGNIGITPSGSFAIGALNNQYPDLEYGVTYLPGKDGDWSSFAGGDNIVVSAKTADSKMPAIQAFIEFAYSPEGQKILAQNGSLPVRDDIAEQALEGLDARYLIAAKAMAKGRTPYSPVFNDLINSRNGPWITMLNKAFYADSEDEVDEAMAEAQEEMQSIIDSSR, encoded by the coding sequence ATGAATATCAAGACTTTTCTCGGCGGCGGCGCCATCGCCGCGATCGCGCTGCCTGGCCTTGCCCAGGCGGAGACGTTTTCACTCTGGGTGCGCTCCGACGGTTCGGAGTTCATGCCGAAACTGGTCGAAGCCTTCAACGCCATGGGCGAGGACAACGCCGAGCTGCAGATCGTGCCGGTCAACGAACTGGTGCAGAAATATGCGATCGCCGCCGCCGGCGGCTCGCAGCCCGATGCGCTTTCGCTCGATCTGATCTACACGCCGTCCTTCGCGCAGGCCGGTCAGTTGAAGGATCTTACCGAGTTTGCGGAGGGGCTGCCCTATTACGACAGCCTGTCGAAGGCGCATCTGTCGGTCGGCACCTATGACGGCAAGATCTATGGCATGCCGTTCTCGGCCGATGCCTCGGTGCTGATCTGGAACAAGAACCTGTTCGAGGAAGCAGGTCTCGATCCGGACAAGGCCCCGGAAACATGGGCCGATATCCGTGCGGATGCTGAAGCCGTGTCGGCGCTGGGGGATGATACCTACGGGTTCTATTTCTCCGGCAATTGCGGCGGCTGCAACATCTTCACCTTCACGCCGCTGATCTGGGCATCGGGCGGAAACCTGTTCGAGGATGAGGGCGCGAAGGCGACCGTCGAAACGCCGCAGATGAAGGAGGCGATCGAGTTCTATCGCGGCATGGTTCAGGAAGGCCTGGTTCCCGCCGGATCGCAGACCGATGCCGGCTCCAACTTCTTTGCGGCGTTCGCCGGCGGCAATATCGGCATCACGCCGTCCGGTTCGTTCGCGATCGGCGCGCTCAACAACCAGTATCCGGATCTTGAATATGGCGTGACCTATCTGCCGGGCAAGGATGGCGACTGGTCGTCTTTTGCCGGCGGCGACAATATCGTCGTGTCGGCGAAAACGGCGGACTCGAAAATGCCGGCGATCCAGGCCTTCATCGAATTCGCCTATTCGCCCGAGGGGCAGAAGATCCTGGCGCAGAACGGCTCCCTGCCGGTGCGTGACGATATCGCGGAACAGGCGCTTGAAGGCCTCGATGCACGGTATCTGATCGCTGCGAAAGCGATGGCCAAGGGCAGAACGCCTTACAGCCCGGTCTTCAACGACCTGATCAACTCACGCAACGGTCCCTGGATCACCATGCTCAACAAGGCCTTCTACGCCGATAGCGAAGACGAGGTCGACGAAGCCATGGCCGAGGCCCAGGAAGAGATGCAGTCGATCATCGACTCCTCGCGCTGA
- a CDS encoding LacI family DNA-binding transcriptional regulator encodes MTDRAAKLQSAGVYQRSTIRDVAARANVSVTTASRALNGTGRMSEETRERVRTVAAELDYRPNSIARGLVQQRSFTLGLLTNDTYGRFTLPLASGLSAAMADRGVSVFLSAGEYEPESLTLNLRAMEEKRVDGLIIAGKRIDRGLPIDLPPLGMPVVYVYAAAPEGAVSFVPDDENAARAAVRHLIGLGRNRIAHITGPEDFKAARLRESGWRSALREAGLAPHGPAVFSAWTEAHGFQTARAMIDAGGVPDAIFCGNDQIARGVIDAFTLAGVRVPQDVAVVGFDNWEVFAQATRPPLTTIDMGLPGLGRSAGLALLDLIDGKPVEPGVRETPCQLVVRESCGANDV; translated from the coding sequence GTGACGGACAGGGCGGCAAAGCTGCAATCGGCGGGCGTGTACCAGCGCAGCACGATCCGCGACGTTGCGGCCAGGGCGAATGTCAGTGTGACCACCGCATCGCGCGCCCTCAACGGAACCGGCCGCATGTCGGAGGAAACCCGGGAGCGCGTCCGCACCGTAGCCGCCGAGCTTGATTATCGTCCGAATTCGATTGCCCGCGGTCTGGTCCAGCAGCGCTCCTTCACGCTTGGTCTTCTGACGAACGATACCTATGGCCGGTTCACGCTGCCGCTCGCCTCCGGCCTGTCCGCCGCAATGGCCGATCGCGGCGTTTCCGTGTTTCTGAGCGCCGGTGAGTACGAACCTGAAAGCCTGACCCTCAATCTGAGAGCGATGGAGGAAAAGCGTGTCGATGGCCTGATCATCGCCGGCAAGCGCATCGATCGCGGGCTGCCGATCGACCTGCCGCCGCTCGGTATGCCTGTGGTTTATGTCTATGCCGCCGCGCCCGAGGGTGCGGTGAGCTTCGTTCCCGATGACGAGAATGCGGCGCGTGCTGCCGTTCGCCATCTCATCGGTCTCGGGCGCAACCGGATCGCGCATATCACCGGGCCGGAGGATTTCAAGGCTGCGCGTCTGAGGGAATCGGGCTGGCGCTCGGCGCTCCGGGAAGCCGGGCTGGCGCCGCATGGCCCGGCTGTCTTTTCCGCCTGGACGGAAGCGCATGGATTCCAGACCGCCCGCGCGATGATCGACGCCGGCGGAGTCCCGGATGCGATTTTTTGCGGCAACGACCAGATCGCGCGCGGCGTGATTGATGCCTTCACGCTTGCCGGCGTGCGGGTGCCCCAGGATGTGGCGGTTGTCGGCTTTGACAATTGGGAAGTGTTTGCCCAGGCCACGCGGCCACCGCTCACAACAATTGATATGGGGCTTCCGGGCCTCGGACGCAGCGCCGGTCTGGCGCTGCTCGACCTCATCGATGGCAAGCCGGTGGAACCGGGTGTTCGGGAGACGCCCTGTCAGCTTGTCGTGCGTGAGTCCTGCGGCGCAAACGACGTTTGA
- a CDS encoding fumarate hydratase C-terminal domain-containing protein: MSEYILDLPVSRDLARSLKLGDTVFLRGDAVITAGYPTHQRLMDCVEQDRPPPVSMDGGAFFHLGCMSREEKGALRPLYVNPTTSTRFNAFMPRIIEHFGLTFVGGKGGLDDACVAAMKKTGCVYLSILGGGAPLLTEGIEAICETGWNDLIVQFRLSRVRLDMFGPLTVAIDAHGNSVYADLSADAKARLPDIMRALARDRSIQM; the protein is encoded by the coding sequence TTGAGTGAATACATTCTCGATCTGCCGGTCTCCCGCGATCTCGCTCGCTCCTTGAAGCTCGGCGATACAGTCTTTTTGCGCGGTGACGCCGTGATCACCGCCGGCTATCCCACGCATCAGCGCCTGATGGACTGCGTCGAGCAGGACAGGCCGCCACCGGTTTCGATGGATGGCGGGGCATTCTTCCATCTCGGCTGCATGAGCCGCGAGGAGAAAGGCGCGCTGCGGCCGCTTTACGTCAATCCCACCACCAGCACACGCTTCAACGCCTTCATGCCGCGCATCATCGAGCATTTCGGCCTGACCTTTGTCGGCGGCAAGGGAGGACTCGATGACGCCTGTGTCGCGGCCATGAAGAAGACGGGTTGCGTCTATCTTTCCATCCTTGGCGGTGGTGCGCCATTGCTGACGGAAGGTATCGAGGCGATTTGCGAAACCGGCTGGAACGATCTGATCGTCCAGTTCCGCCTTTCCCGGGTCAGGCTGGACATGTTCGGACCGCTGACAGTGGCCATCGACGCGCACGGAAACTCTGTCTATGCCGATCTCAGCGCAGACGCAAAGGCGCGCCTTCCCGACATAATGCGCGCGCTTGCGAGGGACAGGTCAATTCAGATGTGA
- a CDS encoding fumarate hydratase gives MTIGYDIIRETARTLYDQALKRIPENSKAALEKALETESSPSARTTLEFMIKSARRAEEKATYVCSDAGFPVYFVKIGTNARFEGDIKSAFVDAFDELVRTIEPPILKFVTNPLTGERSYHGKDMPHITWDFVSDDDCIDITCSPKALGSGRWAALEIFSYPKLEEIERYILDVSIRAGSQHCPPVVIGVGIGGSFDHAAKMAKLQTLRPFGTLNPEPILAAMEERLTRAVNKTGFGPMGTGGDTTALGVHIDYASGHGFTPVAVCFNCWINRRTRARINNDGEVAYLE, from the coding sequence ATGACCATCGGCTACGACATCATCAGGGAAACCGCGCGGACGCTGTATGATCAGGCGCTCAAGCGCATTCCGGAAAATTCGAAGGCGGCGCTGGAGAAAGCCCTCGAAACAGAAAGCTCGCCTTCTGCCCGCACGACGCTCGAATTCATGATCAAGAGCGCCCGCCGCGCCGAAGAGAAGGCGACCTATGTCTGTTCGGATGCGGGTTTTCCGGTCTATTTCGTCAAGATCGGCACGAACGCCCGGTTCGAGGGCGACATAAAGAGCGCGTTTGTCGATGCGTTCGACGAACTGGTGAGAACGATCGAGCCGCCGATCCTGAAATTCGTTACCAATCCGCTGACCGGCGAGCGCAGCTACCACGGCAAGGACATGCCGCATATCACCTGGGACTTCGTCTCGGACGACGATTGCATCGACATCACCTGTTCGCCCAAGGCGCTCGGTTCCGGGCGCTGGGCCGCGCTGGAAATCTTCAGCTATCCAAAGCTTGAGGAGATCGAGCGCTATATTCTCGATGTCTCGATAAGGGCAGGCTCGCAGCATTGTCCGCCGGTGGTTATCGGCGTTGGCATAGGCGGGTCGTTCGACCATGCCGCGAAAATGGCGAAACTGCAGACGCTGCGTCCCTTTGGAACGCTCAATCCCGAGCCGATCCTCGCCGCGATGGAGGAACGCCTTACCCGCGCCGTCAACAAGACCGGTTTCGGGCCGATGGGCACCGGCGGCGATACCACCGCGCTCGGTGTCCACATCGATTATGCTTCAGGCCATGGGTTTACCCCTGTCGCCGTTTGTTTCAATTGCTGGATCAACAGACGCACCCGGGCGCGCATCAACAATGACGGGGAGGTAGCCTATCTTGAGTGA
- a CDS encoding Ldh family oxidoreductase: MSDEVTFSADLLRRYATDLFTAAGLSAQAAGRVSDALIEADLSGRGSHGMLQADRYIERLIAGAMSIADAPQVVSRSHGAIVLDADGMEGHLVAEDAMMLAIETARETGIAAVAVRRAQHMGVVGRYVRMAAEAGCVGIAMGNTKPVMAAPGGVEKLVGTNPLAIGIPATREAVVLDMATSAGTYGRIRQANALGLDIPAGWALDADGIATTDPAEAMKGLLLPVGGAKGFALSFMIDLLAGLLSGGAWGTKLGLIDDSTVGPQMSSYLFIVLDIASFRPLEEFKAEADEAIAGVRQSRRAEGVDRLYTPGERSAEQLATSKGEIRLAPAVVKALAERGRQLGITVPAELLE; the protein is encoded by the coding sequence ATGTCAGATGAGGTAACTTTTTCAGCCGATCTCCTGCGCCGCTACGCGACTGATCTTTTCACGGCGGCGGGTCTTTCGGCGCAGGCGGCGGGGCGCGTTTCCGACGCCCTGATCGAGGCCGATCTGTCCGGGCGCGGTTCGCACGGGATGTTGCAGGCCGACAGGTATATCGAGCGGCTGATTGCCGGTGCGATGTCGATCGCCGACGCGCCACAGGTCGTCAGCCGAAGTCACGGCGCGATCGTGCTCGATGCCGATGGCATGGAAGGGCATCTGGTCGCCGAGGATGCGATGATGTTGGCCATAGAAACGGCCCGTGAAACCGGCATTGCGGCCGTCGCGGTTCGCCGGGCGCAGCATATGGGCGTGGTCGGGCGTTATGTGCGCATGGCCGCCGAGGCCGGCTGCGTGGGAATTGCCATGGGCAACACCAAGCCCGTGATGGCCGCTCCCGGCGGTGTGGAAAAACTCGTGGGCACCAATCCGCTTGCGATCGGCATACCGGCGACGCGGGAGGCGGTCGTGCTGGATATGGCAACCAGCGCGGGCACCTACGGCCGCATCCGTCAGGCAAACGCACTTGGCCTGGATATTCCCGCCGGCTGGGCGCTGGATGCCGATGGCATTGCGACCACGGACCCGGCGGAGGCGATGAAAGGATTGTTGCTGCCTGTCGGCGGCGCGAAGGGCTTTGCCCTGTCCTTCATGATCGACCTTCTCGCGGGGTTGTTGTCCGGCGGGGCCTGGGGAACAAAGCTTGGCCTGATCGACGACAGCACCGTCGGGCCACAGATGTCGTCCTATCTTTTCATCGTGCTCGATATCGCGTCTTTCCGGCCACTTGAGGAATTCAAGGCGGAAGCGGATGAAGCGATCGCCGGGGTACGGCAATCACGCAGGGCCGAAGGCGTGGACCGGCTCTATACACCCGGTGAACGCAGCGCGGAACAGCTCGCGACGAGCAAAGGCGAGATCCGACTCGCCCCCGCCGTCGTAAAAGCGCTTGCCGAACGCGGGCGGCAACTGGGCATCACCGTGCCCGCGGAACTTCTGGAGTGA
- a CDS encoding Bug family tripartite tricarboxylate transporter substrate binding protein, producing MKPLTLLTSVSLALAALTGAAIAQESDYPNDLVRVVVGSSPGGTADTVSRIVADALSDKFGETFVVENLPGAGGALAASEVRSAEPDGYTIQFIFSSFSILPSLNPDVNYDPVKDFEAITMVSYAPNLLLVNPSFGVKTFPEWVDKIKANPGKYDYGSGGIGYSQHLSMEMLLQDIGGDVVHIPYAGSGNLLGALISGEIPFAFDTLTTAVPHIESGALIPLAITSSERSEILPDVPAVGEFVEGYELTAWNGFVAPAGTPREIVDELNAAIVEYLETDAAKAFFGKLGTAIAASTPEEFEQVIAGDYEKFAVVIKEAGITAQ from the coding sequence ATGAAACCCCTGACACTATTGACTTCCGTTTCCCTGGCGCTTGCGGCATTGACAGGCGCCGCCATTGCACAGGAGAGCGACTATCCAAACGACCTTGTCCGCGTTGTCGTCGGTTCATCGCCGGGCGGCACGGCCGATACCGTTTCCCGGATCGTTGCCGACGCCTTGAGCGACAAGTTCGGCGAAACCTTCGTCGTCGAGAACCTGCCGGGGGCCGGCGGCGCGCTTGCGGCATCCGAGGTCAGGAGCGCGGAGCCGGATGGCTACACCATCCAGTTCATCTTCTCGTCGTTCTCGATCCTGCCCTCGCTGAACCCGGATGTGAACTACGACCCGGTCAAGGATTTCGAGGCCATTACCATGGTCTCCTATGCGCCAAACCTGCTGCTCGTGAACCCGTCCTTCGGCGTGAAAACCTTTCCGGAATGGGTCGACAAGATCAAGGCCAATCCCGGCAAGTATGACTATGGCAGCGGCGGGATCGGCTACAGCCAGCATCTGTCGATGGAAATGCTGTTGCAGGATATCGGCGGCGATGTCGTGCATATCCCCTATGCCGGCAGCGGCAACCTGCTCGGCGCCCTGATCTCGGGCGAGATTCCGTTCGCCTTCGATACGCTGACCACGGCCGTGCCGCACATCGAATCCGGTGCGCTTATCCCTCTGGCGATCACCAGCTCCGAGCGGTCCGAGATATTGCCGGACGTGCCCGCGGTCGGCGAGTTCGTTGAAGGCTACGAACTGACCGCCTGGAACGGCTTTGTCGCGCCGGCGGGCACACCCAGGGAAATCGTCGACGAATTGAACGCCGCGATCGTGGAATATCTCGAAACCGACGCGGCCAAGGCGTTCTTCGGCAAGCTCGGAACCGCGATCGCCGCGAGCACGCCCGAAGAATTCGAACAGGTGATTGCCGGCGACTATGAAAAATTCGCGGTGGTGATCAAGGAAGCGGGCATCACCGCGCAATAA
- a CDS encoding CaiB/BaiF CoA transferase family protein yields the protein MDPINDIRPFEGIRVLDITHVLAAPFATYQLAVFGADVIKIENPHEPEQTRIDGSDPQLSADNIGTHFIIQNGGKRSLTLDLKTEQGREILRKLVPGADILVENFRPGALKALGLGYEDLRKLNPRLIYASMSAFGQDGPRGGQTGYDQVIQAVSGLMMVNGTADMVPMKVGTPAVDYSTGAMGAFALAAALFQRERTGLGQYIDLSMLDTALMLMGAHLTNYSRSGKEPKAGGNRHEFSTCGLYDTADGKLQIAAINLRQQARLWKALGHPELVKTNNGERRKGADAERAILLPILLTKTAAEWENWFQDHHIPAARIWTLPETLAHGQLESRDILHHYEDEPGIPGKITAPKAAFKLDHGGARIDRPPPRLGEHNEELLAELGYSAEEIANLRATGAI from the coding sequence ATGGACCCCATCAACGACATCCGCCCCTTCGAGGGCATCAGGGTACTCGACATCACCCATGTTCTGGCGGCGCCCTTCGCGACCTATCAGCTCGCGGTTTTCGGGGCCGACGTCATCAAGATCGAAAACCCGCACGAACCGGAACAGACCCGTATCGATGGCAGCGATCCGCAGCTTTCGGCCGACAATATCGGCACCCATTTCATCATCCAGAATGGCGGCAAGCGATCGCTCACACTGGACCTCAAAACCGAGCAAGGGCGTGAGATCCTGCGCAAGCTGGTGCCCGGCGCGGATATTCTGGTCGAAAATTTCCGGCCGGGAGCACTGAAGGCGCTGGGGCTCGGCTATGAGGATCTCAGAAAACTCAACCCCCGCCTGATCTACGCCTCGATGTCCGCCTTCGGGCAGGACGGGCCGCGCGGCGGGCAGACCGGATACGATCAGGTCATCCAGGCGGTGTCGGGCCTGATGATGGTCAACGGAACAGCCGATATGGTGCCGATGAAGGTCGGCACGCCGGCCGTTGACTATTCCACAGGCGCGATGGGCGCGTTCGCGCTCGCCGCAGCCCTTTTCCAGAGAGAAAGGACCGGGCTTGGGCAATATATCGATCTTTCCATGCTCGATACCGCCTTGATGCTGATGGGCGCTCACCTGACCAATTACAGCCGTTCGGGCAAGGAACCGAAGGCGGGTGGCAACCGGCACGAGTTTTCGACATGCGGGCTCTACGACACGGCTGACGGCAAGCTTCAGATCGCCGCCATCAATCTGCGCCAGCAGGCGCGGCTCTGGAAGGCGCTGGGGCATCCCGAACTGGTCAAGACCAACAATGGTGAACGCCGCAAGGGCGCCGATGCCGAGCGCGCAATCCTGTTGCCCATCCTGCTTACCAAGACGGCGGCCGAGTGGGAGAACTGGTTTCAGGACCATCATATCCCCGCCGCCCGGATATGGACGTTGCCGGAAACGCTGGCCCACGGCCAGCTCGAAAGCCGCGACATTCTGCACCATTACGAAGATGAGCCCGGTATTCCCGGAAAGATCACGGCTCCCAAGGCCGCGTTCAAACTGGATCACGGCGGCGCGCGGATCGATCGCCCGCCACCGCGTCTGGGCGAGCACAACGAGGAATTGCTCGCCGAGCTCGGCTATAGCGCCGAAGAAATCGCCAACCTGCGAGCAACAGGCGCGATCTGA
- a CDS encoding tripartite tricarboxylate transporter permease produces the protein MDFINNLALGFSVAFAVKNLFFCFVGVLGGTLVGVLPGVGPLATIAILLPVTFSMGPDSALIMLAGIYYGAQYGGSTTAILLNLPGEASSAVTTLDGYQMARKGRAGPALATAALSSLFAGTIATLVIALFAAPLTHVAMAFRPPSYFSMMVLGLIASVVLAHGSVLKAIAMVLLGLLLGIIGTDIYTGTTRLNMGMLELADGVDIVALAIGLFGIAEILRNLETNEVRDVLNEKVKGLWLSLADLKRIFMPSVRGTAIGSALGILPGGGAMLSSFAAYIVEKKVSKNRAEFGQGAIEGVAAPEAANNAGSQTAFIPMLTLGLPSNAVMALMIGAMIIQGIQPGPDIIVKQPGMFWGLIVSMWIGNFMLVLLNLPLIGLWVKFLSVPYSVLVVAVMAFSAVGIYSASGTLFSMYELGFFALLGYLLMRLGCEPAPLTLGFILGPMMEEQLRRSMLMSRGDPTVFLTEPISLAFLVAAAIVLALLALPSIARKREEAFIESEG, from the coding sequence ATGGATTTCATTAACAATCTCGCGCTCGGTTTTTCGGTCGCCTTCGCCGTCAAGAACCTGTTTTTCTGCTTTGTTGGCGTGTTGGGCGGTACGCTGGTCGGCGTTCTGCCGGGGGTCGGACCATTGGCGACGATCGCCATCCTGTTGCCGGTCACTTTTTCCATGGGGCCGGATTCGGCGCTGATCATGCTTGCCGGCATCTATTACGGTGCCCAGTATGGTGGCTCGACCACCGCGATCCTGCTCAACCTTCCCGGCGAGGCATCATCAGCCGTCACCACGCTCGACGGCTACCAGATGGCCCGCAAGGGCAGAGCGGGGCCGGCGCTTGCGACCGCGGCGCTTTCCTCCCTGTTTGCCGGAACCATTGCCACGCTGGTCATCGCGCTGTTTGCGGCCCCGCTTACCCATGTGGCGATGGCCTTCAGGCCGCCCTCCTACTTCTCGATGATGGTGCTCGGCCTGATCGCGTCCGTCGTGCTTGCCCATGGCTCGGTGCTGAAGGCGATCGCCATGGTGCTGCTCGGGCTGTTGCTCGGCATTATCGGCACGGATATCTACACCGGCACGACCCGCCTCAACATGGGCATGCTCGAACTTGCCGATGGCGTCGACATCGTCGCGCTGGCCATCGGGCTCTTCGGCATCGCCGAGATCCTGCGCAATCTGGAGACGAACGAGGTCCGCGATGTCCTCAACGAAAAGGTCAAGGGGCTGTGGCTATCGCTGGCCGATCTCAAGCGCATCTTCATGCCGTCGGTGCGCGGAACCGCGATTGGCTCGGCACTCGGCATTCTGCCGGGCGGGGGCGCGATGCTCTCCTCGTTCGCGGCCTATATCGTGGAAAAGAAGGTCTCGAAGAACCGGGCCGAATTCGGCCAGGGCGCGATCGAGGGCGTCGCCGCACCCGAAGCGGCCAACAATGCCGGTTCGCAGACTGCCTTCATTCCGATGCTGACGCTCGGTCTGCCTTCCAATGCCGTGATGGCGCTGATGATCGGGGCGATGATCATCCAGGGCATCCAGCCGGGACCCGATATCATCGTCAAGCAGCCGGGCATGTTCTGGGGGCTGATCGTCTCGATGTGGATCGGCAACTTCATGCTGGTGCTGCTGAACCTGCCGCTGATCGGCCTGTGGGTGAAGTTTCTGTCGGTGCCCTATTCGGTGCTGGTCGTGGCGGTGATGGCGTTCAGCGCGGTCGGCATCTATTCGGCCTCCGGCACGCTGTTCTCGATGTACGAACTCGGTTTCTTCGCCTTGCTCGGATACCTGCTGATGCGGCTTGGCTGCGAGCCGGCGCCGCTGACGCTCGGCTTCATTCTCGGCCCGATGATGGAGGAGCAATTGCGGCGCAGCATGTTGATGTCGCGCGGCGATCCGACCGTTTTCCTGACCGAGCCGATCAGCCTGGCATTTCTCGTTGCCGCCGCCATCGTGCTCGCCCTGCTGGCGCTGCCGTCGATCGCCCGCAAGCGCGAAGAAGCCTTCATTGAAAGCGAGGGCTAG